Proteins from one Streptomyces sp. NBC_00390 genomic window:
- a CDS encoding amino acid permease, with amino-acid sequence MSDRTLAAADTSVATATGTPHVDAGDAGYRKDLKSRHINMIAIGGAIGTGLFLGAGGRMANAGPSLFIAYALCGVFAFFVVRALGELVLYRPSSGAFVSYAREFMGEKGAYTAGWLYFLNWSTTAIADITAAATYAHFWAMFSDIPQWVLALIALAVVLTANLISVKYFGEMEFWFAIIKVAALAIFMLIGIYLVVTQHEVGGHTPGLATIGDNGGIFPAGVMPMLLLIQGVVFAYASVELCGVAAGETENPEKIMPKAINSIMWRVGLFYVGSVVLLALLLPYTAYSGDQSPFVTVFDKLGIPGAAGVMNLVVLTAALSSLNSGLYSTGRILRSMSMSGSAPRFTGVMNKGGVPYGGILLTAAFGIVGVVLNKVMPGDAFELVLNFASIGIIGTWGMIMVCSLLFWHRSKDGRVTRPGYQLPWAPYTQITTLVFLASVLVLMWMDGGISRTTVNCLPVIAAALVGGWYLVRGRVRRMAAQSTSL; translated from the coding sequence ATGAGTGACCGCACCCTGGCTGCGGCCGATACGTCTGTCGCCACCGCGACGGGCACCCCCCACGTAGACGCCGGTGACGCCGGGTACCGCAAGGACCTCAAGTCGCGGCACATCAACATGATCGCCATCGGCGGTGCCATCGGTACCGGCCTGTTCCTCGGAGCCGGTGGCCGCATGGCCAACGCCGGCCCCTCCCTCTTCATCGCGTACGCGCTCTGCGGCGTCTTCGCCTTCTTCGTCGTGCGCGCACTCGGCGAGCTCGTCCTCTACCGGCCCTCCTCCGGCGCCTTCGTCTCCTACGCCCGTGAGTTCATGGGCGAGAAGGGCGCCTACACGGCAGGCTGGCTGTACTTCCTCAACTGGTCGACGACCGCGATCGCGGACATCACCGCGGCCGCGACCTACGCGCACTTCTGGGCCATGTTCAGCGACATCCCGCAATGGGTGCTCGCCCTCATCGCCCTCGCGGTGGTCCTGACCGCCAACCTCATCTCGGTGAAGTACTTCGGCGAGATGGAGTTCTGGTTCGCGATCATCAAGGTCGCCGCGCTGGCGATCTTCATGCTCATCGGTATCTACCTCGTCGTCACCCAGCACGAGGTCGGCGGCCACACCCCGGGCCTCGCCACCATCGGCGACAACGGCGGCATCTTCCCGGCCGGCGTCATGCCCATGCTCCTGCTGATCCAGGGTGTCGTCTTCGCCTACGCCTCCGTCGAGCTGTGCGGCGTCGCCGCCGGTGAGACCGAGAACCCCGAGAAGATCATGCCGAAGGCGATCAACTCGATCATGTGGCGCGTCGGCCTCTTCTACGTCGGCTCGGTCGTGCTGCTCGCGCTGCTCCTGCCGTACACCGCCTACTCCGGCGACCAGAGCCCCTTCGTCACCGTCTTCGACAAGCTCGGCATCCCGGGCGCGGCCGGCGTGATGAACCTCGTGGTGCTCACCGCCGCCCTGTCCAGCCTGAACTCCGGCCTGTACTCGACCGGCCGCATCCTGCGCTCCATGTCGATGTCCGGATCCGCTCCCAGGTTCACCGGCGTGATGAACAAGGGCGGCGTGCCCTACGGCGGCATCCTGCTCACGGCAGCGTTCGGCATCGTCGGCGTCGTCCTGAACAAGGTCATGCCGGGCGACGCCTTCGAGCTGGTGCTGAACTTCGCCTCCATCGGCATCATCGGCACCTGGGGCATGATCATGGTCTGCTCGCTGCTGTTCTGGCACCGTTCCAAGGACGGCCGGGTCACCCGTCCTGGCTACCAGCTGCCCTGGGCCCCGTACACGCAGATCACCACGCTGGTCTTCCTCGCCTCGGTCCTGGTCCTGATGTGGATGGACGGCGGCATCAGCCGCACCACCGTGAACTGCCTGCCGGTGATCGCAGCCGCGCTGGTCGGCGGCTGGTACCTGGTCCGCGGCCGCGTCCGCAGGATGGCCGCGCAGAGCACGTCCCTCTGA
- a CDS encoding S-(hydroxymethyl)mycothiol dehydrogenase, with the protein MPQQVQGVIAPGKNEPVRIEAVTVPDPGPGEAVVQVQACGVCHTDLHYKQGGINDDFPFLLGHEAAGVVESVGAGVADVAPGDFVILNWRAVCGRCRACLRGRPWYCFDTHNARQKMTLAGGRELSPALGIGAFAEKTLVAAGQCTKVDPAVSPAIAGLLGCGVMAGIGAAVNTGQVGRGDSVAVIGCGGVGDAAVVGARLAGAARIIAVDIDDRKLRTAGAMGATHTVNSRDTDPVEAIRELTGGFGADVVIEAVGRPETYEQAFYARDLAGTVVLVGVPTPEMKLELPLLDVFGRGGALKSSWYGDCLPSRDFPMLIDLHQQGRIDLGAFVTETIGLDDVEKAFARMQEGDVLRSVVLL; encoded by the coding sequence ATGCCGCAGCAGGTGCAGGGTGTGATCGCGCCCGGGAAGAACGAGCCGGTCCGGATCGAGGCGGTCACGGTGCCCGACCCGGGACCCGGCGAGGCCGTGGTACAGGTGCAGGCCTGCGGGGTGTGCCACACCGATCTGCACTACAAGCAGGGCGGGATCAACGACGACTTCCCCTTCCTGCTCGGCCACGAGGCGGCCGGTGTCGTCGAGTCGGTCGGCGCCGGGGTCGCCGACGTCGCGCCCGGAGACTTCGTCATCCTCAACTGGCGTGCGGTGTGCGGTCGCTGCCGCGCCTGTCTGCGCGGCCGCCCCTGGTACTGCTTCGACACCCACAATGCGCGGCAGAAGATGACACTCGCCGGAGGCAGGGAGCTGTCGCCGGCACTCGGCATCGGGGCCTTCGCCGAGAAGACCCTGGTGGCCGCCGGCCAGTGCACCAAGGTCGACCCGGCCGTCTCCCCGGCCATCGCGGGCCTGCTGGGCTGCGGTGTCATGGCCGGAATCGGCGCCGCCGTCAACACCGGGCAGGTCGGCCGCGGCGACTCGGTCGCCGTCATCGGCTGCGGCGGCGTGGGTGACGCGGCCGTCGTCGGTGCCCGGCTCGCGGGCGCGGCCCGGATCATCGCCGTCGACATCGACGACCGCAAGCTCCGGACGGCCGGCGCGATGGGCGCCACACACACCGTGAACTCCCGTGACACCGACCCCGTCGAGGCGATCCGTGAACTGACCGGCGGCTTCGGCGCGGACGTCGTCATCGAGGCCGTCGGCCGCCCGGAGACGTACGAACAGGCCTTCTACGCCCGGGACCTGGCCGGCACGGTCGTCCTGGTCGGCGTGCCGACCCCCGAGATGAAACTGGAACTGCCACTCCTCGACGTGTTCGGCCGCGGCGGCGCACTCAAGTCGTCCTGGTACGGCGACTGTCTGCCGTCCCGGGACTTCCCGATGCTGATCGACCTGCACCAGCAGGGCCGTATCGACCTCGGCGCGTTCGTCACCGAGACCATCGGACTCGACGACGTGGAGAAGGCGTTCGCCCGGATGCAGGAAGGCGACGTCCTGCGGTCCGTCGTACTGCTGTGA
- a CDS encoding RluA family pseudouridine synthase, which yields MRGKRRKHSAPPSPLPQRDGIDPVRLRLPADPDGLWGTVREHLVERYGNAIGAEQVDAMLREGRIVSADGPVRSDEPYEAGRYLFFHRDFAAEERVPFEVAVVHRDEHLVIADKPHFLATVPRGSHITETALARLRRELDLPRLQPAHRLDRLTAGLVLFVVRPEERGAYQTMFRDRQVRKEYEAIAPYAPHIALPVTVRSRIEKERGVLAAREVPGGEPNSESRIELVEQRGGLGRYRLLPTTGRTHQLRVHMNALGVPILHDPVYPVVLDEAAEDYGRPLQLLARSLEFTDPVTREPRRFVSGLRLADWPG from the coding sequence GTGAGAGGGAAACGACGGAAACACAGCGCCCCGCCGTCCCCGCTCCCCCAGCGCGACGGCATCGATCCGGTCCGTCTGCGGCTGCCCGCCGACCCGGACGGGCTGTGGGGCACCGTGCGGGAGCATCTGGTCGAGCGGTACGGGAACGCGATCGGGGCCGAGCAGGTCGATGCCATGCTCCGCGAGGGCCGCATCGTCTCGGCGGACGGTCCGGTCCGGTCCGACGAGCCGTACGAGGCCGGACGGTATCTGTTCTTCCACCGGGACTTCGCCGCCGAGGAGCGGGTCCCGTTCGAGGTGGCCGTCGTGCACCGCGACGAGCACCTGGTGATCGCCGACAAGCCGCACTTCCTCGCCACCGTGCCCCGTGGCAGCCATATCACCGAGACGGCGCTCGCCCGGCTGCGCCGCGAACTAGATCTGCCGCGGCTCCAGCCGGCGCACCGGCTCGACCGGCTCACGGCGGGCCTGGTGCTCTTCGTCGTACGGCCCGAGGAGCGGGGCGCGTACCAGACGATGTTCCGCGACCGGCAGGTGCGCAAGGAGTACGAGGCGATCGCACCGTACGCCCCGCACATCGCCCTGCCCGTCACCGTACGCAGCCGGATCGAGAAGGAGCGCGGGGTGCTCGCCGCCCGGGAGGTACCGGGCGGGGAGCCGAACAGCGAGAGCCGGATCGAACTGGTGGAGCAGCGCGGCGGGCTCGGCCGGTACCGGCTGCTGCCGACCACCGGCCGTACCCATCAGCTGCGGGTCCACATGAACGCGCTGGGAGTGCCGATCCTGCACGACCCGGTGTATCCGGTCGTGCTGGACGAGGCCGCCGAGGACTACGGAAGACCTCTGCAACTCCTCGCCAGATCCCTGGAATTCACCGATCCTGTGACGCGTGAGCCACGCCGTTTCGTCAGCGGGCTGCGGCTGGCCGATTGGCCGGGGTGA
- a CDS encoding FadR/GntR family transcriptional regulator — protein sequence MTTEGRGLHTHVLDTLGLAITAGEHPQGSVLRTDEVAQRFDVSRTVVREVVRVLESMHLVESRRRVGVTVRPTEEWNVYDPRVIRWRLAGADRPRQLRSLTVLRSAVEPVAAGLAARHATPEQCAELTACALGMVATSRGHQLEGYLEHDISFHRIVLNASGNEMFARLGDVVAEVLAGRTHHHVMFDDPDPAAVTLHVQVAEAVREGDADRAERLTREIAVGALQELDVLAP from the coding sequence ATGACCACAGAAGGCCGAGGGCTCCACACGCACGTGCTCGACACCCTCGGCCTCGCGATCACCGCGGGCGAACACCCCCAGGGCAGCGTTCTGCGCACCGACGAAGTGGCCCAGCGCTTCGATGTTTCGCGCACCGTCGTCCGCGAGGTCGTACGGGTCCTGGAGTCCATGCATCTGGTGGAATCCCGGCGGCGCGTCGGCGTCACCGTGCGCCCCACCGAGGAGTGGAACGTCTACGACCCGCGCGTCATCCGCTGGCGCCTCGCCGGCGCCGACCGCCCCCGCCAGCTGCGTTCACTGACGGTGCTGCGCTCCGCGGTCGAACCGGTCGCCGCCGGTCTGGCCGCCCGTCATGCCACCCCCGAGCAGTGCGCCGAGCTGACCGCGTGCGCCCTCGGCATGGTCGCCACCTCCCGTGGCCACCAGCTGGAGGGCTATCTGGAGCACGACATCTCCTTCCACCGCATCGTGCTCAATGCCTCCGGGAACGAGATGTTCGCCCGGCTCGGCGATGTGGTCGCCGAGGTCCTCGCGGGCCGCACCCACCACCATGTGATGTTCGACGACCCCGACCCGGCGGCCGTCACCCTCCATGTGCAGGTCGCCGAAGCCGTTCGCGAAGGCGACGCCGACCGGGCGGAGAGGCTGACCCGGGAGATCGCCGTGGGGGCCCTCCAGGAGCTGGACGTACTCGCTCCCTGA
- a CDS encoding NUDIX domain-containing protein, whose protein sequence is MNPAEEILDIVDESDRVIGQAPRAEVYARGLRHRCVFVQARDAEGRVFVHRRTPEKLVFPSLYDMFVGGVVGAGESNDEAALREAEEELGVSGLPCPVPLFTFLYDGGGHPARTWWSYVYEVRCDLPVNPQAEEVAWHAFLSPHELERRLGEWDWVPDGLEAYRRLTAFRAAG, encoded by the coding sequence ATGAATCCGGCCGAGGAGATCCTGGACATCGTCGACGAGTCCGACCGCGTCATCGGGCAGGCGCCGCGCGCCGAGGTGTATGCGCGCGGGCTGCGCCACCGGTGTGTGTTCGTCCAGGCCAGGGACGCGGAGGGGCGGGTGTTCGTGCACCGCCGTACGCCGGAGAAGCTGGTGTTCCCCTCGCTGTACGACATGTTCGTGGGCGGGGTCGTCGGCGCGGGCGAGAGCAACGACGAAGCCGCGCTGCGTGAGGCGGAGGAGGAGCTCGGCGTGAGCGGACTGCCGTGCCCCGTGCCGCTGTTCACCTTCCTGTACGACGGCGGGGGCCACCCGGCGCGGACCTGGTGGTCGTACGTCTACGAGGTCCGCTGCGACCTCCCGGTGAACCCGCAGGCGGAGGAGGTCGCCTGGCACGCCTTCCTGTCCCCGCACGAGCTGGAGCGGCGGCTCGGCGAGTGGGATTGGGTCCCGGACGGGCTGGAGGCGTACCGGAGGCTCACGGCGTTCCGCGCCGCAGGCTGA
- a CDS encoding cytochrome b/b6 domain-containing protein encodes MTSTPGSAGRTAATTHPPSDEPARAARFSRAERWVHRTTAALMLLCVATAAALYVPQIAELVGRRHLVVTLHEWSGILLPVPFLCGLASPAFRRDLRRLNRFGPHDRTWLRAVRRRDRSPEARPAGKFNAGQKIYAAWIAGAVLVMIGTGLLMWFTHLAPLVWRTGATFVHDWLALTIGIVLFGHIAMALADPEARRGMRTGSVERPWARTEHPLWDPDDD; translated from the coding sequence ATGACGTCGACGCCTGGGTCGGCCGGTCGAACGGCCGCGACGACGCACCCACCGTCTGACGAGCCCGCGCGGGCAGCGAGATTCAGCCGCGCCGAGCGCTGGGTGCACCGCACCACCGCCGCGCTGATGCTGCTGTGCGTGGCGACCGCTGCGGCACTGTACGTACCCCAGATCGCCGAACTCGTCGGCCGCCGCCACCTCGTGGTGACGCTGCACGAGTGGTCGGGGATCCTGCTCCCGGTGCCCTTCCTGTGCGGGCTCGCCTCGCCTGCCTTCCGCAGGGACCTGCGTCGGCTCAACCGGTTCGGCCCGCACGACCGGACCTGGCTGCGGGCGGTCCGGCGGCGCGACAGGTCACCCGAAGCGCGCCCGGCCGGGAAGTTCAACGCCGGGCAGAAGATCTACGCCGCCTGGATCGCCGGCGCCGTCCTGGTCATGATCGGCACCGGGCTGCTGATGTGGTTCACGCACCTGGCCCCGCTGGTGTGGCGTACGGGCGCGACCTTCGTCCATGACTGGCTCGCGCTCACCATAGGGATCGTGCTCTTCGGGCACATCGCGATGGCGCTCGCCGACCCGGAGGCACGCCGTGGCATGCGGACCGGGTCGGTCGAGCGGCCTTGGGCCCGTACGGAACACCCGCTGTGGGACCCCGACGACGACTGA
- a CDS encoding GntT/GntP/DsdX family permease yields the protein MTSLSVEMLAADAVEPITSAGDAQLGIAVLAGIAVIVLLITKFKLHAFLALTIGSLALGAFAGAPLDKTIVSFSTGLGTTVAGVGVLIALGAILGKLLADSGGADEIVDTILARASRRSMPWAMVLIASIIGLPLFFEVGIVLLIPVVLMVAKRGNYSLMRIGIPALAGLSVMHGLIPPHPGPLVAIDAIGANLGVTLALGLVVAIPTVIIAGPLFSKYAARWVDIQAPDGMIPQRASEDLEKRPSFAATVSTVLLPVVLMMGKALVDIVVDNPENGVQRVADVVGSPLIALLAAVIVGMFTLGRAAGFTKERISTTVEKSLAPIAGVLLIVGAGGGFKTTLIDIGVGQMILDLSKNWAIPTLLLAWLIAVAIRLATGSATVATISAAGLVAPLAADMSTAESALLVLAIGAGSLFFSHVNDAGFWLVKEYFGLSVGQTVKTWSVMETIISVVGIVFVLLLSLVL from the coding sequence GTGACCAGTCTCAGCGTCGAGATGCTGGCAGCGGACGCCGTCGAGCCGATCACCTCGGCGGGCGACGCACAGCTGGGCATCGCCGTCCTCGCGGGCATCGCTGTCATCGTCCTGCTCATCACCAAGTTCAAGCTGCACGCGTTTTTGGCGCTGACGATCGGGTCGCTGGCGCTCGGCGCGTTCGCCGGAGCCCCGCTGGACAAGACGATCGTGTCCTTCAGCACCGGTCTCGGCACCACCGTCGCCGGTGTGGGTGTGCTGATCGCCCTGGGCGCGATCCTCGGCAAGCTGCTCGCAGACTCCGGCGGCGCCGACGAGATCGTCGACACGATCCTCGCCAGGGCGAGCCGGCGTTCCATGCCGTGGGCGATGGTGCTGATCGCCTCGATCATCGGTCTGCCGCTGTTCTTCGAGGTCGGCATCGTCCTGCTGATACCCGTCGTGCTGATGGTCGCCAAGCGCGGCAACTACTCGCTCATGCGCATCGGCATCCCGGCGCTCGCGGGACTGTCCGTGATGCACGGTCTCATCCCGCCGCACCCCGGCCCGCTGGTCGCGATCGACGCCATCGGCGCCAACCTGGGCGTCACGCTGGCTCTCGGCCTGGTCGTCGCGATACCGACGGTGATCATCGCCGGTCCGCTGTTCTCCAAGTACGCCGCCCGCTGGGTGGACATCCAGGCACCGGACGGCATGATCCCGCAGCGCGCTTCCGAGGACCTCGAGAAGCGCCCGAGCTTCGCCGCCACCGTCTCCACCGTGCTGCTGCCGGTCGTTCTGATGATGGGCAAGGCACTCGTCGACATCGTCGTCGACAACCCGGAGAACGGCGTGCAGCGGGTCGCCGACGTGGTCGGCTCCCCCCTCATCGCACTGCTCGCCGCCGTGATCGTCGGCATGTTCACCCTCGGCCGCGCCGCCGGGTTCACCAAGGAGCGCATCTCGACGACCGTCGAGAAGTCCCTGGCCCCGATCGCGGGCGTGCTGCTGATCGTCGGCGCGGGCGGCGGCTTCAAGACGACGCTGATCGACATCGGCGTCGGTCAGATGATCCTGGACCTCTCCAAGAACTGGGCGATCCCGACGCTGTTGCTGGCCTGGCTGATCGCGGTGGCGATCCGGCTGGCCACAGGCTCGGCGACGGTCGCGACGATCTCCGCGGCCGGCCTGGTCGCCCCGCTCGCCGCCGACATGTCGACGGCCGAGTCCGCGCTGCTGGTGCTGGCGATCGGCGCCGGTTCGCTCTTCTTCAGCCATGTCAACGACGCCGGCTTCTGGCTGGTGAAGGAGTACTTCGGGCTGAGCGTCGGTCAGACCGTCAAGACCTGGTCGGTGATGGAGACCATCATCTCGGTCGTCGGCATCGTCTTCGTCCTGCTGCTGTCCCTGGTGCTGTAA
- a CDS encoding molybdopterin-dependent oxidoreductase: MLGLGAAGVASAPYLQRGMESFLGAAADKDPTGLTGLLPNGGGFRYYSVAASVPPKNERNYRLTLDGLVERPTSYTLDALRALPQTRVVRDVQCVTGWRVPDTPFEGVRLSALLDAAGVRPEARAIRFTCFDGTYSESLTLSQARRSDVLVCLRMQDKPLSHAHGGPVRLYVAPMYFYKSAKWLSGISLTSRVDPGYWEERGYDVDAWVGRSNGRDDAPTV; encoded by the coding sequence ATGCTGGGCCTTGGCGCGGCCGGCGTCGCATCGGCGCCGTATCTGCAGCGCGGGATGGAGTCCTTCCTCGGTGCGGCAGCCGACAAGGACCCGACGGGCCTGACGGGCCTGCTGCCCAACGGCGGAGGCTTCCGCTACTACTCCGTCGCCGCATCGGTACCGCCGAAGAACGAGCGCAACTACCGCCTCACTCTCGACGGGCTGGTCGAGCGGCCCACGTCGTACACGCTCGACGCCCTGCGCGCGCTGCCTCAGACCCGGGTGGTGCGCGACGTCCAGTGCGTCACGGGCTGGCGGGTGCCCGACACGCCGTTCGAAGGCGTGCGCCTGTCGGCGCTGCTGGACGCTGCCGGGGTACGGCCCGAGGCCCGGGCCATCCGGTTCACCTGCTTCGACGGCACGTACAGCGAGAGCCTCACCCTCTCCCAGGCCCGCCGCTCCGACGTCCTGGTCTGCCTGCGGATGCAGGACAAGCCGCTCAGCCACGCGCACGGCGGGCCGGTACGTCTCTATGTGGCACCCATGTACTTCTACAAGTCGGCGAAGTGGCTCTCCGGGATCTCACTCACCTCGAGGGTCGACCCCGGGTACTGGGAGGAGCGAGGCTATGACGTCGACGCCTGGGTCGGCCGGTCGAACGGCCGCGACGACGCACCCACCGTCTGA
- a CDS encoding gluconokinase, with amino-acid sequence MNTPHVVVVMGVAGTGKTTIGPLLAAALGVPYAEGDDFHPPANIAKMSAGTPLDDADRWPWLDAIGRWAHAREGLGGVVSSSALKRSYRDRLRAAAPGAVFLHLTGDRALIEKRMSERKGHFMPAALLDSQFATLQPPAADEAGVGVDVSGTPEEITERAVAALRLLDT; translated from the coding sequence ATGAACACCCCCCACGTCGTTGTGGTGATGGGCGTCGCAGGGACCGGCAAGACCACGATCGGCCCGCTGCTCGCCGCTGCACTGGGCGTCCCCTACGCCGAGGGCGACGATTTCCATCCCCCGGCGAACATCGCCAAGATGTCCGCCGGCACTCCCCTCGACGACGCGGACCGGTGGCCCTGGCTCGATGCGATCGGCCGGTGGGCGCACGCGCGGGAAGGGCTGGGCGGTGTGGTCTCCAGCTCCGCCCTCAAGCGCAGCTACCGCGACCGGCTGCGGGCGGCCGCACCAGGTGCCGTGTTCCTCCACCTCACCGGCGACCGCGCACTCATCGAGAAGCGGATGTCGGAGCGCAAGGGCCACTTCATGCCCGCCGCGCTGCTGGACTCGCAGTTCGCCACGCTGCAGCCGCCGGCGGCCGACGAGGCAGGAGTCGGTGTCGATGTGTCCGGCACTCCCGAAGAGATCACCGAGCGGGCGGTCGCCGCACTGCGCCTGCTCGACACGTAA